In Aegilops tauschii subsp. strangulata cultivar AL8/78 chromosome 3, Aet v6.0, whole genome shotgun sequence, one genomic interval encodes:
- the LOC109735653 gene encoding F-box protein At5g49610-like, producing the protein MAGGGAGSVVNGTALRRDRVAVPAPLPDEVVQWEILVRVPAKELLRCRAACRSWRRLASDAAFLMAHRRRQPSLPLVFFRTRSNDYAAHAVVDALDIRRTPAARRPVLGFDDYNKSRRSFTIHASCDGLLLLSLSNHRFYICNPATRQWLQLPYLTGGSVAALYPHRPSGDYRVLFWKHPDNKSCRVAYYVLTVSSLQGQQRCIGLPVASPSMNKDRSWWHLQASERPPLLLHDCLHWHAFNSKIIIFDTVAESFSWVQSPTSTSSAHLLQMDGMLGIGCIDTATMTAKAWVLEDYEAEVWSSKYQIELPEEEMMEDGKCVQCLYGKVVSENGDMLLIGRICWSLSLFHCDNKGELIQKFLWENVDPKLLGISFKESLVRHPFFQRKDGSRVRLPRFLRGL; encoded by the coding sequence ATGGCTGGCGGCGGCGCTGGATCCGTGGTGAACGGGACGGCACTCAGGCGCGACCGCGTCGCCGTCCCCGCCCCCCTCCCTGACGAGGTCGTCCAGTGGGAAATCCTCGTCCGCGTGCCGGCGAAGGAGCTCCTCCGCTGCCGCGCGGCCTGCCGCTCCTGGCGCCGCCTCGCCTCCGACGCCGCGTTCCTGATggcccaccgccgccgccagccaTCGCTCCCGCTGGTCTTCTTCCGCACCAGGAGTAACGACTACGCCGCCCACGCCGTGGTTGATGCCTTGGATATCCGGCGAACCCCCGCCGCTCGCCGGCCCGTGCTCGGGTTCGACGACTACAACAAATCTCGCCGTAGCTTCACCATCCACGCCTCCTgcgacggcctcctcctcctttccctcTCCAACCACCGCTTCTACATCTGCAACCCGGCGACGCGCCAGTGGCTCCAGCTCCCGTATCTGACCGGCGGCAGTGTCGCGGCCCTGTACCCTCACCGCCCGTCGGGCGACTACCGTGTCCTCTTCTGGAAGCATCCAGACAACAAGAGTTGCAGGGTTGCCTACTACGTCCTCACCGTCAGCTCGTTGCAGGGACAACAGAGATGCATCGGGCTGCCAGTGGCCTCGCCATCCATGAACAAGGACAGATCCTGGTGGCACCTTCAAGCCTCCGAGCGCCCGCCTCTCCTGCTACATGACTGCCTACACTGGCATGCTTTCAACAGCAAGATTATAATTTTCGACACGGTGGCAGAGTCATTCAGCTGGGTGCAATCTCCCACATCCACCAGCTCGGCACACCTGCTTCAGATGGATGGTATGCTCGGCATCGGCTGCATAGATACCGCTACCATGACCGCGAAAGCTTGGGTGTTGGAGGACTATGAGGCGGAAGTATGGTCGTCAAAGTACCAGATTGAATTGCCGGAGGAGGAGATGATGGAAGATGGTAAATGTGTTCAGTGTCTATACGGCAAGGTTGTGTCTGAGAACGGAGATATGCTGCTAATCGGTCGCATTTGTTGGTCCCTCTCCCTGTTTCACTGTGACAACAAGGGAGAGTTGATCCAGAAATTCCTATGGGAGAACGTTGATCCAAAGCTTCTCGGGATCTCTTTCAAAGAGAGCCTAGTCAGGCATCCGTTCTTCCAGAGGAAAGATGGCAGCCGTGTGAGGCTGCCACGTTTTCTCCGAGGGCTGTAG